A region of Diceros bicornis minor isolate mBicDic1 chromosome 9, mDicBic1.mat.cur, whole genome shotgun sequence DNA encodes the following proteins:
- the PCDH20 gene encoding protocadherin-20 has translation MRGRGNARSPRALALSWRPATWHPRLDMGRLSRPRSSTSHRHLPHLFLFFLFVGPFDCLASYSRATELLYSLNEGLPAGVLIGSLAEDLRLVPRAAGRQDQQPPERPGAEQKPPLSFSLASRGLSGQYVTLDNRSGELHTSTQEIDREALCLEGGGGAAWGGSISISSSPSSDSCLLLLDVLVLPQEYFRFVKVKIAIRDINDNAPQFPVSQITVWVPENAPVNTRLAIEHPAMDPDIGTNGVQTYRLLDYHSMFTLDVEENENGERTPYLIVMGLLDRETQDQYVSIIIAEDGGSPPLLGSATLTIGISDVNDNCPLFTESQINVTVYGNATVGTPIAAVQAVDRDLGTNAQITYSYSQKVPQASKDLFHLDETTGVIKLFSKIGGTVLQMHKLTILANGPGCIPAVITALVSIIKVIFRPPEIVPRYIANEIDGIVYLKELEPVNTPIAFFTIRDPEGKYKVNCYLDGEGPFRLSPYKPYNNEYLLETTKPMDYELQQFYEIAVVAWNSEGFHVKKIIKVQLLDDNDNAPVFLQPLIELTIEENNTPNAFLAKLYATDADSGERGQVSYFLGPDAPSYFSLDSVTGILTVSTQLDREEKEKYRYTVRAVDSGKPPRESVATVALTVLDKNDNSPRFINKDFSFFVPENFPGYGEIGIISVTDADAGRNGWVALSVLNQSDIFVIDTGKGMLRAKVSLDREQQSSYTLWVEAVDGGEPALSSIAKITILLLDINDNPPLVLFPQSNMSYLLVLPSTLPGSPVTEVYAVDKDTGMNAVIAYSIIGRRGPRPESFRIDSKTGNITLEEALLQTDYGLHRLLVKVSDHGYPEPLHSTVMVNLFVNDTVSNESYIESLLRKEPEINIEEKEPQISIEPTHRKVESVSCIPTLVALSVISLGSITLVTGMGIYICLRRGKKHHREDENLEVQIPLKGKIDLHMGERKPVDISNI, from the exons ATGCGCGGCCGAGGGAATGCGCGCAGCCCGCGGGCCCTGGCACTGAGCTGGCGCCCGGCGACCTGGCACCCGCGCTTGGATATGGGGCGTCTAAGTCGTCCCAGGAGCAGCACCAGCCACAGACACCTGCCG catctgtttctgttttttctcttcgTGGGACCCTTCGACTGCCTGGCGAGTTACAGCCGGGCCACGGAGCTTCTGTACAGCCTGAACGAGGGACTGCCCGCCGGGGTGCTCATCGGCAGCCTGGCCGAGGACCTACGGCTGGTGCCCCGGGCCGCGGGGAGGCAGGACCAGCAGCCGCCAGAGCGCCCCGGCGCTGAGCAGAAGCCCCCCCTCTCCTTCAGCCTGGCCTCCCGGGGACTGAGTGGACAGTACGTGACCCTAGACAACCGCTCCGGGGAGCTGCACACTTCTACCCAGGAGATCGACCGCGAGGCCCTGTGTCTTGAAGGAGGTGGAGGGGCTGCCTGGGGCGGCAGCATTTCCATCTCCTCCTCGCCTTCCTCGGACTCTTGTCTTTTGCTCCTGGATGTGCTGGTCCTGCCTCAGGAATACTTTAGGTTTGTGAAGGTGAAAATCGCTATCCGGGACATCAATGACAATGCCCCACAGTTCCCGGTTTCCCAAATCACGGTTTGGGTCCCGGAAAATGCACCTGTAAACACGCGGCTGGCCATAGAGCATCCTGCCATGGACCCAGATATAGGCACGAATGGGGTGCAGACCTACCGGCTATTGGACTACCACAGTATGTTCACCCTGGACGTGGAGGAGAATGAGAATGGGGAGCGCACCCCCTACCTAATTGTCATGGGACTGCTGGACAGGGAGACCCAGGACCAGTATGTGAGCATCATCATAGCTGAGGATGGTGGGTCTCCACCACTGTTGGGCAGCGCCACCCTCACCATTGGCATAAGTGATGTTAATGACAATTGTCCTCTCTTCACAGAATCACAAATCAATGTCACTGTGTATGGGAATGCTACAGTGGGCACACCGATTGCAGCTGTCCAGGCTGTGGATAGAGACTTGGGAACCAATGCTCAGATCACTTACTCTTACAGCCAGAAAGTTCCACAAGCATCCAAGGATTTATTCCATCTGGATGAAACCACCGGCGTCATTAAGCTTTTCAGTAAGATTGGGGGAACTGTTTTGCAAATGCACAAGCTCACCATCCTTGCTAATGGACCAGGCTGCATCCCTGCTGTGATCACTGCCTTGGTGTCTATCATCAAAGTCATTTTCAGACCACCTGAAATTGTTCCTCGTTATATAGCAAATGAGATAGATGGTATTGTTTACCTGAAAGAACTGGAACCTGTTAACACTCCAATTGCCTTCTTCACCATAAGAGATCCAGAAGGTAAATACAAGGTGAACTGCTACCTGGATGGTGAAGGACCATTTAGGTTATCACCCTACAAACCATACAATAATGAATATTTGCTAGAAACCACAAAACCTATGGACTATGAACTACAACAGTTCTATGAAATAGCCGTGGTGGCCTGGAACTCTGAGGGATTTCATgtcaaaaaaattattaaagtgcAACTTTTAGATGACAATGATAATGCTCCTGTTTTCCTTCAACCCTTGATAGAACTAACCATTGAAGAAAATAACACACCCAATGCCTTTTTGGCTAAGCTGTATGCTACAGATGCTGACAGTGGAGAGAGAGGCCAAGTTTCCTACTTTTTGGGACCTGATGCTCCATCATATTTTTCCTTAGACAGTGTCACAGGAATTCTGACGGTTTCTACTCAGCTGGAccgagaagagaaagaaaagtacagGTACACGGTCAGAGCTGTGGACTCTGGGAAGCCACCCAGAGAATCAGTAGCCACTGTGGCTCTCACAGTGTTGGATAAAAATGACAACAGCCCTAGGTTCATCAACAAGGACTTCAGCTTTTTCGTGCCAGAAAACTTTCCCGGATATGGTGAAATTGGAATAATTAGTGTAACAGATGCTGATGCTGGGCGAAATGGATGGGTCGCCCTCTCAGTGCTGAACCAGAGTGATATTTTTGTCATAGATACAGGAAAGGGCATGCTGAGAGCTAAAGTCTCTTTGGACAGAGAGCAGCAAAGCTCCTATACTTTGTGGGTTGAAGCTGTTGATGGGGGTGAGCCTGCCCTCTCCTCTATTGCAAAAATCACCATTCTCCTTCTAGATATCAATGACAACCCTCCTCTTGTTTTATTTCCTCAGTCTAACATGTCTTACCTGTTGGTACTACCTTCTACGCTCCCTGGCTCCCCAGTTACAGAAGTCTATGCTGTTGACAAAGACACAGGCATGAATGCCGTCATAGCTTACAGCATCATAGGGAGAAGAGGTCCTAGGCCTGAGTCCTTTAGGATTGACTCTAAAACTGGTAACATTACTTTGGAAGAGGCATTGCTGCAGACAGATTATGGACTCCATCGTTTACTGGTGAAAGTGAGTGATCATGGTTATCCTGAACCTCTCCATTCCACTGTGATGGTGAACCTATTTGTTAATGATACTGTCAGTAACGAGAGCTACATCGAGAGTCTTTTAAGAAAGGAGCCAGAAATTAATATAGAGGAGAAAGAACCACAGATCTCAATAGAACCGACTCATAGGAAGGTCGAATCTGTGTCCTGTATTCCTACCTTAGTAGCTCTGTCTGTAATAAGCTTGGGGTCTATCACACTTGTCACAGGGATGGGCATATACATCTGTTTAAGGAGAGGGAAAAAGCATCACAGGGAAGATGAAAATCTGGAAGTGCAAATTccactaaaaggaaaaattgacttGCATATGGGAGAGAGGAAACCGGTGGATATTTCTAATatttga